The following coding sequences are from one Venturia canescens isolate UGA chromosome 5, ASM1945775v1, whole genome shotgun sequence window:
- the LOC122411388 gene encoding glycine-rich cell wall structural protein 1.0-like produces the protein MGNSTSTDKKKIKEEEEKEMARVQAEIESLRKEEAEKEKKAENEKIEREKAEKEKEEKATAARLTAERELEAAMTRMQLRMLLQLQMQQNFHQPQMNGRHRWRVAAGRSRAAWYRQRGGRGWGTGQGSNWGAGQDHGQGGDGGTYRGQGQAQNGGGRGMGRGRDRRRGPYYIYF, from the exons ATGGGTAACTCAACGAGcaccgataagaaaaaaatcaaggaggaagaagaaaaagagatggCGAGAGTCCAGGCGGAAATAGAAAgtttgagaaaagaagaagcggagaaggaaaaaaaagctgaaaacgaaaagattgaaagagaaaaggcggaaaaagaaaaagaagagaaagcaACGGCGGCGAGGCTAACGGCCGAGCGAGAATTAGAGGCGGCCATGACGCGGATGCAACTGCGCATGTTGCTGCAATTGCAAATGCAGCAAAATTTTCACCAGCCGCAAATGAATGGCCGTC ATCGGTGGAGAGTAGCTGCCGGTCGGAGTCGTGCCGCCTGGTACAGGCAGCGTGGAGGTCGCGGCTGGGGCACGGGCCAGGGTTCGAACTGGGGCGCGGGCCAGGACCATGGCCAAGGCGGAGACGGGGGCACGTACAGGGGTCAGGGCCAAGCCCAAAACGGAGGAGGCCGAGGCATGGGCCGGGGCCGGGACCGACGCCGGGGCCcgtattatatttatttttaa